A single genomic interval of Pseudomonas sp. FeN3W harbors:
- a CDS encoding error-prone DNA polymerase — translation MTPDYAELHCLSNFSFQRGASSARELFERAARLGYRALAITDEGSLAGIVRAWQASKETRLPLIVGSEMSIDDGPRLVLLAENLAGYQALCRLITRARRRAGKGRYRLLREDLDERLDGLLAIWTPWHAADDAEGRWLHERFPARLWLGVQLHRGADDARQLRECLALAGRLGITPVACGDVHMHARGRRALQDCMTAIRHHLPVAEAGAHLFPNGEHHLRRRGELAELYPPELLAETLRIAERCHFDLGQLKYQYPHELVPAGHDATSWLRTLVERGAGWRWPDGVPAPVRRQIEHELALIAELRYESYFLTVHDIVRFAREQHILCQGRGSAANSTVCYALGITELDPARPGSRLLFERFLSRERNEPPDIDVDFEHERREEVIQYVFRRYGRGRAALAAVASTYHGAGAVRDVARALGLPADQIDALAGCCGRHHEGAPSAERLAEAGFDPHSPLLRRVLALSESLIGFPRHLSQHPGGFVISEHPLETLVPVENATMAERTVIQWDKDDLDLVGLLKVDVLALGMLSALRRCFALIERYRGTRWTLASLPPEDPATYAMISRADTIGVFQIESRAQMAMLPRLRPRTFYDLVIQVAIVRPGPIQGDMVHPYLRRRNGEEAVEYPSAELRPVFERTLGVPLFQEQVMELAIVAAGYSPGEADELRRSMAAWKRHGGLEAHRQRLTSRMLEKRYTVEFTERIFRQIEGFGSYGFPESHAASFALLTYASCWLKCHEPAAYACALVNSWPMGFYSPDQVLQDARRHGIEVRPVDVRYSDWDCALEPSGNPQPAIRLGLRMIRGLREEAAHRIEAARQTRPFADAEDLSRRAGLDAHSRERLADAGALRGLAGHRHRARWAVAGVEPQLPLFAGPGAPRESPVNLPLPSVGEDLLADYATLGTTLGPHPLALLRRQLRARRCRSSRELLDIEPGRPVSVAGLVVGRQRPQTASGIIFVTLEDEFGMTNVVVRHDLAERQRRVLVQSRMLRIDGHLEAADGVHHLIAGRLSDLTPLLTGLDVRSRDFQ, via the coding sequence ATGACGCCCGACTACGCCGAGCTGCACTGCCTGTCCAACTTCAGCTTCCAGCGTGGCGCGTCCAGCGCCCGGGAACTGTTCGAACGCGCCGCCCGCCTGGGCTACCGCGCCCTGGCGATCACCGACGAGGGCAGCCTGGCCGGCATCGTCCGTGCCTGGCAGGCCTCGAAGGAAACGCGCCTGCCGTTGATCGTCGGCAGCGAGATGAGCATCGACGACGGCCCCAGGCTGGTCCTGCTGGCCGAGAATCTCGCCGGCTACCAGGCGCTGTGCCGGCTGATCACCCGTGCCCGGCGGCGTGCCGGGAAAGGTCGCTACCGCCTGCTGCGCGAGGACCTGGACGAGCGACTGGACGGCCTCCTGGCGATCTGGACTCCCTGGCACGCCGCCGACGACGCGGAAGGCCGCTGGCTGCACGAACGCTTCCCCGCCCGCCTGTGGCTGGGTGTCCAGCTGCACCGTGGCGCCGACGACGCACGCCAGCTGCGCGAGTGCCTGGCCCTGGCCGGGCGCCTGGGCATCACCCCGGTGGCCTGTGGCGACGTGCACATGCATGCCCGTGGCCGCCGCGCGCTGCAGGACTGCATGACCGCCATCCGTCACCACCTGCCGGTGGCCGAGGCCGGCGCCCACCTGTTCCCGAACGGCGAGCATCACCTGCGCCGTCGCGGGGAACTGGCCGAACTCTATCCGCCCGAACTGCTCGCCGAGACGCTGCGCATCGCCGAACGCTGCCACTTCGATCTCGGCCAGCTGAAATATCAGTACCCTCATGAATTGGTACCCGCCGGCCACGACGCCACCTCCTGGCTGCGCACGCTGGTCGAACGGGGCGCAGGCTGGCGCTGGCCGGACGGCGTCCCGGCGCCGGTCCGCCGCCAGATCGAGCACGAGCTGGCGCTGATCGCCGAGCTGCGCTACGAGAGCTACTTCCTCACCGTCCACGACATCGTCCGCTTCGCCCGCGAGCAGCACATCCTCTGCCAGGGCCGTGGCTCGGCGGCCAACTCGACGGTGTGCTATGCGCTGGGCATCACCGAACTGGACCCGGCGCGGCCGGGCAGCCGGCTGCTGTTCGAGCGCTTCCTCTCCCGCGAACGCAACGAACCGCCGGATATCGACGTCGATTTCGAACACGAACGCCGCGAGGAAGTCATCCAGTACGTGTTCCGCCGTTATGGCCGCGGGCGCGCCGCGCTCGCCGCGGTGGCCAGCACCTACCACGGCGCCGGCGCCGTGCGCGACGTGGCCCGGGCACTCGGCCTGCCAGCGGACCAGATCGATGCGCTGGCCGGGTGTTGCGGACGTCACCACGAGGGTGCGCCGTCCGCCGAGCGCCTGGCCGAGGCCGGCTTCGATCCGCACAGCCCGCTGCTGCGCCGGGTGCTGGCGCTGAGCGAGTCGCTGATCGGCTTTCCCCGCCACCTGTCGCAGCATCCCGGCGGCTTCGTCATCTCCGAACATCCGCTGGAAACCCTGGTGCCGGTGGAGAACGCGACAATGGCCGAACGCACGGTGATCCAGTGGGACAAGGACGATCTCGACCTGGTCGGCCTGCTCAAGGTCGACGTGCTGGCCCTCGGCATGCTCAGCGCGCTGCGCCGCTGCTTCGCGCTGATCGAACGCTACCGCGGCACGCGCTGGACACTGGCCAGCCTGCCGCCGGAAGACCCGGCAACCTACGCCATGATCAGCCGCGCCGACACCATCGGCGTATTCCAGATCGAGTCGCGGGCGCAGATGGCCATGCTGCCACGCCTGCGCCCGCGGACCTTCTACGACCTGGTGATCCAGGTGGCCATCGTCCGCCCGGGCCCGATCCAGGGCGACATGGTGCATCCCTACCTGCGCCGGCGGAACGGCGAGGAAGCGGTGGAATACCCTTCCGCGGAATTGCGCCCGGTGTTCGAGCGCACCCTCGGCGTGCCGCTGTTCCAGGAGCAGGTGATGGAACTGGCCATCGTCGCCGCCGGCTACAGCCCCGGCGAGGCCGACGAGCTGCGCCGTTCCATGGCTGCCTGGAAACGCCACGGCGGCCTGGAAGCGCACCGCCAGCGACTGACCTCGCGGATGCTCGAAAAGCGCTACACGGTGGAATTCACCGAACGCATCTTCCGGCAGATCGAGGGCTTCGGCAGCTACGGCTTCCCCGAATCCCACGCCGCCAGCTTCGCCCTGCTCACCTACGCCAGCTGCTGGCTGAAATGCCACGAGCCGGCGGCCTACGCCTGCGCCCTGGTCAACAGCTGGCCGATGGGCTTCTACAGCCCCGACCAGGTATTGCAGGACGCCCGCCGCCACGGCATCGAGGTGCGCCCGGTGGACGTGCGCTACAGCGACTGGGACTGCGCCCTGGAACCCAGCGGCAACCCGCAGCCGGCGATCCGCCTCGGCCTGCGCATGATCCGCGGCCTGCGCGAAGAAGCGGCGCACCGCATCGAAGCCGCGCGCCAGACGCGCCCGTTCGCCGATGCCGAGGACCTGAGCCGGCGCGCCGGTCTCGACGCCCATAGCCGCGAACGCCTGGCCGACGCCGGCGCCCTGCGCGGCCTCGCCGGCCACCGGCATCGGGCGCGCTGGGCGGTGGCCGGCGTCGAACCGCAACTGCCGCTGTTCGCCGGGCCGGGCGCACCACGGGAATCCCCTGTAAACCTGCCGCTGCCCTCGGTCGGCGAGGACCTGCTCGCCGACTACGCCACGCTCGGCACCACGCTCGGCCCGCACCCGCTGGCGCTGCTGCGCCGCCAGCTCAGGGCCAGGCGCTGTCGCAGTTCGCGCGAGCTGCTCGACATCGAGCCCGGCCGCCCGGTCAGCGTCGCCGGCCTGGTGGTCGGCCGCCAGCGCCCGCAGACCGCCAGCGGCATCATCTTCGTCACCCTGGAAGACGAGTTCGGCATGACCAACGTGGTGGTCCGCCACGACCTGGCCGAGCGCCAGCGCCGGGTACTGGTGCAATCGCGGATGCTGCGCATCGACGGCCACCTGGAGGCAGCGGACGGCGTGCACCACCTGATCGCCGGCCGCTTGAGCGACCTCACTCCGCTGCTCACCGGGCTGGACGTGCGCAGCCGGGACTTCCAGTGA
- a CDS encoding DNA polymerase Y family protein, whose translation MLWACILLPQLAMDGVLRHRDDTAAPLALLTGPPQRRVLQAVNDAARSLGLAPGQSLVAAQALARDFATAEYDLAAIDRWQRFLAAWAYGYSAQVSLHYPRCLLLEVHSSLGLFGPWPRFEARLREELTALGFRQRITLAPNPAAARILANAHDGLAVTDAATLRRVLGALPVKCLGLPREVTTALVRMGLLHLRQLLALPRDSLARRFPAELLVQLDTLLGQRPLALDFYRPPEVFDERLELNFEVESHQALLFPLRRLTADLAAHLAGRDSGVQRFTLYLEHRTLAASRLPVGLLTAERDPAMLFELTRGRLEHLQLPAPVQALRLVARELPAFAPEHRQLFDERPQQSLPWEQLRERLRARLGDDAVQGLGARADHRPEHAWQPGEQAPGEPLPACGPRPGWLLAEPQPLRETSPRILAGPERIESGWWDGNDVRRDYYQVQTRAGQRGWAFRAPGSDGPLLLHGWFA comes from the coding sequence ATGCTCTGGGCCTGCATCCTGCTGCCGCAACTGGCCATGGACGGTGTGCTGCGCCACCGCGACGACACCGCCGCGCCGCTGGCCCTGCTCACCGGCCCGCCGCAACGCCGCGTGCTGCAGGCCGTCAACGACGCCGCGCGCAGCCTCGGCCTCGCGCCCGGGCAGTCGCTGGTCGCAGCCCAGGCACTGGCGCGTGATTTCGCCACCGCCGAATACGACCTGGCGGCGATCGATCGCTGGCAGCGCTTCCTCGCGGCCTGGGCCTATGGCTACAGCGCGCAGGTCAGCCTGCACTACCCCCGCTGCCTGTTGCTGGAGGTGCACTCCAGCCTCGGCCTGTTCGGCCCCTGGCCACGTTTCGAGGCGCGCCTGCGCGAGGAGCTGACGGCCCTGGGCTTTCGTCAGCGCATCACCCTGGCGCCCAATCCGGCGGCCGCACGCATCCTGGCCAACGCTCACGACGGACTGGCCGTGACCGATGCCGCCACACTGCGCCGGGTGCTCGGCGCGCTGCCGGTGAAATGCCTTGGCCTGCCGCGCGAAGTGACCACGGCCCTCGTCCGCATGGGCCTGCTGCATCTGCGCCAGTTGCTCGCCCTGCCCCGCGACAGCCTGGCCAGGCGCTTCCCCGCCGAGCTGCTGGTCCAGCTCGACACGCTGCTCGGCCAGCGCCCGCTCGCGCTGGACTTCTACCGGCCACCGGAGGTGTTCGATGAACGCCTGGAACTGAACTTCGAGGTCGAGTCGCACCAGGCGCTGCTGTTCCCGCTGCGGCGCCTGACCGCCGACCTCGCCGCTCACCTGGCCGGGCGCGACAGCGGCGTGCAGCGCTTCACCCTGTATCTGGAGCATCGCACCCTGGCCGCCAGTCGCCTGCCGGTCGGCCTGCTCACCGCCGAGCGCGATCCGGCCATGCTCTTCGAGCTGACCCGCGGCCGCCTGGAGCATCTGCAGTTGCCGGCGCCGGTGCAGGCGCTGCGCCTGGTCGCCCGCGAGCTGCCGGCCTTCGCTCCCGAGCACCGACAACTGTTCGACGAACGGCCGCAACAGTCGCTGCCCTGGGAGCAGTTGCGCGAACGCCTGCGCGCGCGCCTGGGCGACGATGCCGTGCAGGGCCTCGGCGCCCGCGCCGACCATCGTCCCGAACACGCCTGGCAACCCGGCGAACAGGCGCCGGGCGAACCGCTGCCAGCCTGTGGTCCGCGCCCCGGCTGGCTGCTGGCCGAACCGCAGCCGCTGCGCGAAACCTCGCCGCGCATCCTCGCCGGTCCCGAACGCATCGAGTCCGGCTGGTGGGACGGCAACGACGTGCGCCGCGACTATTACCAGGTGCAGACCCGCGCCGGCCAGCGCGGCTGGGCCTTTCGCGCGCCCGGCAGCGACGGGCCGCTGCTGCTGCACGGCTGGTTCGCATGA
- the imuA gene encoding translesion DNA synthesis-associated protein ImuA, with product MTSVVALDRLLDARRIWRGQAVASRSATHPSGHAMLDAILPGGGWPQSALSELLVAATGIGELRLLWPTLARLTAAGEPVVLVAPPHRPCPQAWLAAGVDLRQLIIVQAEGRDALWAAEQCLRSGSCAAVLCWPRQADDRALRRLQVAAETGQALGFAYRPLREAANPSPAALRLAIEAQPAQLRVIKCRGGLAPARPLPASAWQ from the coding sequence ATGACATCCGTGGTCGCCCTCGACCGCCTGCTGGATGCGCGCCGCATCTGGCGCGGCCAGGCCGTCGCTTCCCGATCGGCCACCCACCCGAGCGGGCACGCCATGCTGGATGCCATCCTGCCCGGCGGCGGCTGGCCGCAGTCGGCGCTCAGCGAACTGCTCGTCGCGGCCACCGGCATCGGCGAACTGCGCCTGCTCTGGCCGACCCTCGCGCGCCTGACTGCCGCCGGCGAGCCTGTGGTGCTGGTGGCGCCGCCTCATCGTCCCTGCCCCCAGGCCTGGCTCGCCGCCGGCGTGGATCTGCGCCAGTTGATCATCGTGCAAGCCGAAGGACGCGATGCGCTGTGGGCCGCCGAGCAATGCCTGCGCTCCGGCAGCTGCGCCGCCGTGCTGTGCTGGCCGCGGCAGGCCGACGACCGAGCCCTGCGCCGTTTGCAGGTCGCCGCCGAGACCGGCCAGGCCCTGGGCTTCGCCTACCGCCCGCTGCGCGAGGCGGCGAATCCTTCGCCGGCGGCGCTGCGCCTGGCCATCGAGGCGCAACCGGCGCAGCTGCGCGTGATCAAGTGCCGTGGCGGCCTGGCTCCGGCGCGGCCGCTGCCGGCCAGCGCCTGGCAATAG
- a CDS encoding TonB-dependent receptor gives MSFLTCRFPRQRLALAMPAFWFFPLLAQAEPVALKPLVVTATSTERTLEDAPASMTVISAEELSKRPVQDLQEALRGTESLQFNGVGFERRGISVRGMPSEHTLVLVDGKRIGGSADAIAHADFDLGWVPVEAIERIEVVRGPMSSLYGSEALGGVVNIITRKATDTWRGSGVLDGGVREDGLGGQSHQMGAYVAGPLVPGVLGLTLNGETRRKQETPDFDDERLSELEGRNANSGGATLSWTPDDAQRIDLGYAAGRERRWRNSLTAGANPGSYESTDVIERQRWSLAHSGDWSWGSSQLRLYRNQLDRENARSDAQPANDPQRLTDTVVDGQFSLPLFDMHLLSAGGEWRKEELEDSTVNAAGDESAVHRALFLQDEIAFAPDWSLTLGSRFDKHEAFGWETSPRAYLLHHYNDALTFRAGVGRGYKAPSLKQLSPDYAAVGGGGRFTIYGNPELQPETNTSYELGADYRGDGWSLTGMLFQNDVHDLIQTVCVARCGIRGAEVRNYENVEKARIRGLELGGGIDLPADLRWELNYTYLDARNLTAGQRLGDRSRHLANSVLKWTPSATFDAQLRTEYVGSQLTYSSNVAYALPAYSLWHLELSQKLSANLTLRGGIENIGDERLADQSESFNYAEPGRTYHIGLVATF, from the coding sequence ATGTCCTTTCTAACGTGCCGCTTCCCACGGCAGCGCCTGGCCTTGGCCATGCCTGCATTCTGGTTTTTCCCGCTGCTCGCCCAGGCCGAGCCCGTCGCGCTCAAGCCCCTGGTGGTCACCGCCACCAGCACCGAGCGTACGCTCGAGGATGCGCCGGCGAGCATGACGGTCATCAGCGCCGAGGAACTGAGCAAGCGCCCCGTGCAGGATCTGCAGGAAGCCCTGCGTGGGACCGAAAGCCTGCAGTTCAACGGTGTCGGCTTCGAGCGCCGCGGCATCAGCGTGCGCGGCATGCCCAGCGAGCACACGCTGGTGCTGGTGGATGGCAAGCGCATCGGCGGTTCGGCCGACGCCATCGCCCACGCGGACTTCGACCTCGGCTGGGTGCCGGTGGAGGCCATCGAGCGCATCGAGGTGGTGCGCGGGCCGATGTCGTCGCTCTATGGTTCGGAAGCGCTGGGCGGCGTGGTCAACATCATCACCCGCAAGGCCACCGATACCTGGCGGGGCAGCGGCGTCCTCGACGGCGGCGTGCGCGAGGACGGCCTCGGCGGCCAGAGTCATCAGATGGGCGCCTATGTCGCCGGCCCGCTGGTGCCGGGCGTGCTCGGCCTGACCCTGAATGGCGAGACGCGCCGGAAGCAGGAAACCCCGGATTTCGACGACGAACGCCTTTCCGAGCTGGAAGGACGCAACGCCAACAGCGGTGGCGCGACCCTGAGCTGGACGCCGGACGATGCGCAGCGCATCGACCTGGGTTACGCAGCCGGCCGCGAACGCCGCTGGCGCAACAGCCTGACCGCCGGCGCGAATCCGGGCAGCTACGAGTCCACCGACGTGATCGAGCGCCAGCGCTGGTCGCTTGCCCATAGCGGCGACTGGTCCTGGGGCAGCAGCCAACTGCGCCTCTATCGCAACCAGCTCGACCGTGAGAACGCGCGCAGCGACGCGCAGCCCGCCAACGATCCGCAACGGCTGACCGATACCGTGGTCGACGGCCAGTTCAGCCTGCCGCTGTTCGACATGCACCTGCTCAGCGCGGGCGGCGAATGGCGCAAGGAAGAGCTGGAAGACAGCACGGTGAACGCCGCGGGAGACGAGAGCGCCGTGCATCGTGCGCTGTTCCTGCAGGACGAGATCGCCTTCGCCCCCGACTGGTCGCTGACCCTCGGCAGCCGCTTCGACAAGCACGAGGCGTTCGGCTGGGAGACCAGTCCCCGCGCCTACCTGCTGCATCACTACAACGATGCGCTGACCTTCCGTGCCGGTGTCGGCCGTGGCTACAAGGCGCCGAGCCTCAAGCAGCTGTCGCCCGACTATGCCGCCGTCGGCGGCGGTGGGCGTTTCACCATCTATGGCAACCCGGAACTGCAGCCGGAAACCAACACCTCCTACGAACTGGGCGCCGACTACCGGGGCGATGGCTGGTCGCTGACCGGCATGCTGTTCCAGAACGACGTGCACGACCTGATCCAGACGGTCTGCGTGGCCCGCTGCGGCATTCGCGGCGCCGAGGTGCGCAACTACGAGAACGTGGAAAAGGCACGCATCCGCGGCCTCGAACTGGGCGGCGGCATCGACCTGCCGGCGGATCTGCGCTGGGAGCTGAACTACACCTACCTGGATGCACGCAACCTCACGGCTGGCCAGCGCCTGGGCGACCGCTCCCGGCACCTGGCCAACAGCGTGCTGAAATGGACGCCGAGCGCCACCTTCGATGCGCAACTGCGCACCGAGTACGTCGGCAGCCAGCTGACCTACAGCAGCAACGTCGCCTACGCCCTGCCGGCCTACAGTCTGTGGCACCTGGAGCTGAGCCAGAAGCTGAGCGCCAACCTGACCCTGCGCGGCGGCATCGAGAACATCGGCGACGAGCGCCTGGCCGATCAGAGCGAGAGCTTCAACTACGCCGAACCGGGCCGCACCTACCATATCGGCCTGGTGGCGACGTTCTGA
- the cobN gene encoding cobaltochelatase subunit CobN → MRRSIILFCLMLACFGARAADDPAQVRVLSSDFVLPGKHQRLADWAHEAGVRLASLRSGDERAPDAAWLEGADLLILDTPRPTDLAAVQQRLGDLLERQPVPWIRVGGGPPAFGNLPPPLAMRLIGYYGNGGAANLRQLFTLVQRRHAGLPFDDLPAAVELPQTGFHHPAAAAPFASLDDYLSWGRERWAEGAPRIAFAIHRGAIADGQLAAIDELIRRSERHGQAPLAFWFDESDPQGLTELFAGADVQALVNLQHMQNGPARKAEFLELDVPVLQTFGYRDGSEADWLAEPSGMQARTAAAFLSVPEAWGMSDTLVISALQDGEPQLMEGQVEALLDKLDRLVRLRQRPADEKHLALMFWNHPDGERNLSASHLNVPASLAGLSDALQRAGYDVPAKAEAELIAPAQRLLAGYYRPETLDQLYRDGLAESLPLSDYQAWFDRLPEATREALRARWGDPAEHWALREIDGERRFIVPALRLGKLLLLPQPPRAGRPGEAYHDALVPPDHLYLAVYQYLRERFDADALIHFGTHGTQEWLPGKDRALAIGDYPFRVLGDLPVFYPYIQDNIGEAIQARRRGRAVTVSHQTPPFAPAGLYDELRDLHQLIHEYQQLDEGAVRQRSAEQIRAAVLETGLQADFSWDEAGMREDFPVFLAALHDHLHELARGATPLGLHTFGEPASPEHRLGIVMQQLGAPYYQALGLDPEEMFAVDFAVLQETPPYRTLKTYLRDGHSPDEVDDPALREQLARATELDRHLAETHEIEALLAGLAGRFVAPGPGGDPIRNPDVPSGRNLYAFEADKIPTRAAFEAGEAALRQLIEQYRAEHDGQAPRKLAFSLWSSEALRHLGIVESQVLHALGLRPVWDAGGRVTELRIIPAERLGRPRIDAVLQVTSVYRDQFDGFMRLLAEAVERLAELDEPGNAIAENSRALAERLQQQGMAEEQARRLARLRVFGNEPGDYGTGLPQLTLDSTEWDDESALAEQFLGRLQYGYDSQDWGVRLEGTNLFAEQLKGVQAAVMSRSSELNGVLSSDHPFEFLGGLSLAVRHLDGSSPALYISDLRQREPRTTGAAQFLASELRGRYLNPQWIGAMQREGYAGTLEMLDLVNNLWGWQAADRSMVRADQWQAIHDTFVMDKRELGLNAWFEQHNPTAQAQLIERMVEAIRKGYWDATEQTRRELAERRRQLAATEAGEVGQPATRDFIERIAAGFGLQGGPAAEGASADAGQTVSGQVLEDISASGGDERPRWLPWLGFAILLALFIAGAARQSLSNRRLVEHL, encoded by the coding sequence ATGCGCCGATCGATCATTCTCTTTTGCCTCATGCTGGCCTGTTTCGGCGCCCGGGCCGCGGACGATCCGGCGCAGGTGCGCGTGCTGAGCAGCGACTTCGTCCTGCCCGGCAAGCACCAGCGCCTGGCCGACTGGGCGCACGAGGCGGGCGTACGCCTGGCGAGCCTGCGCAGTGGCGACGAGCGCGCGCCCGATGCCGCCTGGCTGGAGGGCGCCGACCTGCTGATCCTCGATACGCCGCGGCCGACGGACCTGGCCGCCGTGCAGCAGCGGCTCGGCGACCTGCTGGAACGCCAGCCGGTGCCCTGGATTCGGGTCGGCGGCGGGCCGCCGGCCTTCGGCAATCTGCCGCCGCCCTTGGCGATGCGCCTGATCGGCTACTACGGCAACGGCGGCGCGGCCAACCTGCGGCAGCTGTTCACCCTGGTGCAGCGTCGACACGCAGGTTTGCCGTTCGACGACCTGCCGGCAGCGGTCGAATTGCCGCAGACCGGCTTCCATCACCCTGCTGCCGCCGCGCCGTTCGCTTCCCTGGACGACTACCTGAGCTGGGGCCGCGAGCGCTGGGCCGAGGGCGCGCCGCGCATCGCCTTCGCCATTCATCGCGGCGCCATCGCCGACGGCCAGCTCGCGGCCATCGACGAACTGATCAGGCGCAGCGAGCGGCACGGCCAGGCGCCGCTGGCGTTCTGGTTCGACGAGAGCGACCCGCAGGGGTTGACGGAGCTGTTCGCCGGGGCCGACGTGCAGGCGCTGGTCAACCTGCAGCACATGCAGAACGGCCCGGCGCGCAAGGCCGAGTTCCTCGAGCTGGACGTGCCGGTGCTGCAGACCTTCGGCTACCGCGACGGCAGCGAGGCCGACTGGCTGGCCGAGCCGAGTGGCATGCAGGCGCGCACGGCGGCGGCCTTCCTCAGCGTGCCGGAAGCCTGGGGCATGAGCGATACGCTGGTGATCAGCGCGCTGCAGGACGGCGAGCCGCAGCTGATGGAAGGGCAGGTCGAGGCCCTGCTGGACAAGCTCGACCGGCTGGTGCGCCTGCGCCAGCGGCCGGCGGACGAGAAACACCTGGCGCTGATGTTCTGGAACCACCCGGATGGCGAGCGCAACCTGTCCGCCTCGCACCTCAACGTGCCGGCCAGCCTGGCCGGTTTGAGCGATGCGCTGCAGCGCGCCGGCTACGACGTGCCGGCCAAGGCCGAGGCGGAGCTGATCGCCCCGGCGCAGCGCCTGCTGGCCGGCTACTACCGCCCGGAAACCCTCGACCAGTTGTACCGCGACGGCCTCGCCGAGAGCCTGCCGCTGAGCGACTACCAGGCCTGGTTCGATCGATTGCCCGAGGCCACGCGCGAAGCCTTGCGCGCGCGCTGGGGCGATCCGGCCGAGCATTGGGCGCTGCGCGAGATCGACGGCGAGCGGCGTTTCATCGTGCCGGCGCTGCGCCTGGGCAAGCTGCTGCTATTGCCCCAGCCGCCGCGTGCCGGACGGCCGGGCGAGGCCTACCACGACGCCCTGGTGCCGCCGGACCACCTCTACCTGGCGGTCTACCAGTACCTGCGCGAGCGTTTCGACGCCGACGCGCTGATCCACTTCGGCACCCACGGCACCCAGGAATGGCTGCCCGGCAAGGACCGCGCGCTGGCCATCGGCGACTACCCGTTCCGGGTGCTCGGCGACCTGCCGGTGTTCTACCCCTATATCCAGGACAATATCGGCGAGGCCATCCAGGCCCGGCGGCGTGGAAGGGCGGTCACCGTCAGCCACCAGACGCCACCGTTCGCCCCGGCCGGGCTGTACGACGAGCTGCGCGACCTGCACCAGCTGATCCACGAATACCAGCAACTGGACGAGGGCGCGGTGCGTCAGCGCAGCGCCGAGCAGATCCGCGCCGCGGTGCTGGAAACGGGCCTGCAGGCCGACTTCAGCTGGGACGAGGCCGGCATGCGCGAGGACTTCCCAGTCTTTCTCGCCGCGCTGCACGATCATCTGCACGAGCTGGCGCGCGGTGCCACGCCACTGGGCCTGCACACCTTCGGCGAACCAGCGTCGCCCGAGCACCGCCTGGGCATAGTGATGCAGCAACTGGGCGCGCCCTATTACCAGGCGCTGGGGCTCGACCCTGAAGAGATGTTCGCCGTGGACTTCGCCGTCCTGCAGGAAACGCCACCCTACCGGACGCTGAAGACCTACCTGCGCGACGGCCATTCCCCGGACGAGGTGGACGACCCCGCGCTGCGCGAGCAACTGGCCCGCGCTACCGAACTGGACCGCCACCTCGCCGAAACCCACGAGATCGAGGCGCTGCTGGCCGGGCTGGCGGGGCGCTTCGTCGCGCCGGGGCCGGGCGGCGATCCGATCCGCAATCCGGACGTGCCCAGTGGCCGCAACCTGTACGCCTTCGAGGCGGACAAGATTCCCACCCGGGCCGCCTTCGAGGCCGGTGAAGCGGCGCTGCGGCAACTGATCGAGCAGTATCGCGCCGAGCACGACGGGCAGGCCCCGCGCAAGCTGGCCTTCAGCCTGTGGTCGTCCGAGGCGCTGCGCCACCTGGGCATCGTCGAGAGCCAGGTGCTGCATGCGCTCGGCCTGCGGCCGGTGTGGGATGCCGGTGGGCGGGTCACCGAACTGCGGATCATTCCCGCCGAGCGACTGGGACGGCCGCGCATCGATGCCGTGCTGCAGGTCACCAGCGTCTATCGCGACCAGTTCGACGGCTTCATGCGGCTGCTGGCCGAGGCCGTCGAGCGGCTGGCCGAGCTGGACGAGCCGGGCAACGCCATCGCCGAGAACAGCCGGGCGCTGGCCGAGCGCCTTCAGCAGCAGGGCATGGCCGAAGAGCAGGCCCGGCGGCTGGCGCGCCTGCGGGTGTTCGGCAACGAGCCGGGCGACTATGGCACCGGCCTGCCGCAACTGACCCTCGACTCCACCGAGTGGGACGACGAATCGGCGCTGGCCGAGCAGTTCCTCGGTCGCCTGCAGTACGGCTACGACAGCCAGGACTGGGGCGTCAGGCTGGAGGGCACCAACCTGTTCGCCGAGCAACTGAAGGGCGTGCAGGCGGCGGTGATGTCGCGTTCCTCGGAGCTCAACGGCGTGCTCTCCAGCGACCATCCGTTCGAGTTCCTCGGCGGTCTGTCGCTGGCGGTGCGTCACCTGGACGGCAGCAGCCCGGCGCTGTACATCAGCGATCTGCGCCAGCGCGAGCCGCGCACCACCGGCGCGGCGCAGTTCCTCGCCAGCGAGCTGCGCGGCCGCTACCTCAACCCGCAGTGGATCGGCGCCATGCAGCGGGAGGGCTACGCCGGCACCCTGGAAATGCTCGATCTGGTCAACAACCTGTGGGGCTGGCAGGCCGCCGACCGCAGCATGGTGCGCGCCGACCAGTGGCAGGCGATCCACGACACCTTCGTCATGGACAAGCGTGAGCTCGGCCTGAACGCCTGGTTCGAGCAGCACAACCCGACGGCCCAGGCGCAACTGATCGAGCGCATGGTCGAGGCCATCCGCAAGGGCTACTGGGATGCCACCGAGCAGACCCGCCGCGAACTGGCCGAGCGCCGCCGGCAACTGGCGGCGACCGAGGCCGGTGAGGTCGGCCAGCCGGCGACCCGCGACTTCATCGAGCGCATCGCCGCCGGCTTCGGCCTGCAGGGCGGTCCGGCAGCGGAAGGCGCAAGCGCCGATGCCGGCCAGACCGTCAGCGGGCAGGTGCTCGAGGACATATCGGCCTCGGGCGGCGACGAGCGGCCGCGCTGGTTGCCGTGGCTCGGCTTCGCAATCCTGCTCGCACTCTTCATCGCCGGCGCCGCCCGGCAATCTCTCTCCAATCGACGTCTTGTGGAACACCTATAA